In Coffea eugenioides isolate CCC68of chromosome 4, Ceug_1.0, whole genome shotgun sequence, the genomic stretch AGTCACCCATTTTAACATTTCTAATTATAACTCTATTGGAGTCAcacattttgacacctctaaccATGACTCATAGGCATtaaaagttatcaaaaaaatgtGCTATagcaaaattttttgaaaaaataccCGAAAAAAAACACAACACAAACAAtcttttaccaaaaaaaaaaaaaaccatacaAACAATCTTCTAAACATTTGGTTAGGAGCTAGGGGAGTTAGGATCCAAAGAGACGCCAAAGTTGATTCAGACACTGGGCCCGACTTCCTTCACTTTACGATCCTCCTTAGGTGCCACGTATACATCCTGTGAATCTGACGAGCTCTCCGCCCTTCTCTAGACTTTAACAAAATGAATCTCAACTCTCGAACAACAAAAGCAGAAataaacaaatagaaaaaaagaaaacatttgttaaaataaaataaaatattaaatgttcttttgttttttccttagAAAAATAGTGTATTTGGATTCCGGTTTTTCTTTGCTTCAAAACCTAAAAAATCTTAATAGAGACACACAATTCAAACACTATTCCAATCAGAACTGCACATTTTTCTTTCGATTTTTGCCTTTTTATTTCTCTGTTGCAATTATTTTCGGATTTCTGCGGTTTTAACCGGAGGGATGTGATCTTTGCTCTTCGGATAATACTAGACTGCCGTGGCGGGCGGCAATATAGGTATTTTTTTCTGAtatatatttcttttatttgcttttctacgatgtatttaattattttgattttttttggaagTTAATTAAACTATCTTTTATGGTGTATGTGATCAGATAAAAATTACTTATACAGTAGCATGTTTTGTTCTTAATTTGCGTCTTTTTGAGGTGtaaataagttttttttttttggggtttttgaGCTAGTGGTTTGTTGCTTTGGAAACAAGTGAGTTAATTTGTTGATTGTATCTTTTgctcttattttgttttttcgGTTGGAAATTAATGATGTAATTGCTATATTTTTATTTGCACTATGGGTTTTTGTTCTAATACAAATGTTGTCTCGGGCAATATATATTGTCTAGGAGGTCCAAATTTTTGATAGGGTGTTGCatttttttgccaaatttgGATAGTCACGAGGCGGGATTTTTGTCGAGCGGTACTGTGTAgtttgatttgtcaaaattaGGGGAGGTAAGATGGAGGAATTGAAATAGAAACTAGTTCTTTGATTTAGAATCACCTGCAATTCATATTTGAGACTTGCTAAAACGTAAAGTCAGGAAAATCCGCTAAGAAATGTAAGTCAAATGTAAGTCTTGTAGTTGTTCATTAGATTCAATATGAGAAGACAAATTTGAACATGGCCCGTGTCCAAGCGAAAAATAAAGAAGAGATCAATTAGAAAAGCCCTATATCTGAACTGAGGCTTGTTATTTTTCTCTAATGTGATTTAGACACATTTTTGCATGGATTTATTTGTTCTCTCTGGTGTTTATGTTGATTTTATGCGTTTTTACTTGAATATAAAATGACAGAGATGAACTGTAGCAGGTAATATCTGCTTTTTCGTCATCCGATTCGGGAGCTGATAATAGGTTTTGGGTTTTGCTGGAGTTATAGGTGGTTCCAGAATGCTGAAGAAACGAACTTATCTGTGTGGCGTCCAACCATGGAATTTCATAAATTAAGTTCTGCTGGGATCGTTTCTATGTAGGCTTTGCTGGATTGTATAAGATTGTGGTCGAACTTTAATGATATCGTACTACTTTAGGATTTTGGGGTTTTGCCATGTGACTAGTATTTGTTAGAACCAGCATAGTTCGTGTCTTGTTTTCACCATGAGAATATACTCGAATTAGTTACATAGGATATAAAGAATGGAGGACTATAGGGAGTCTGAGTTCCAGCTTCCCAGCTGGATCAGCAAAAATCCATCTGATATGGGAGAGTCTCGCCTCTTTGTCCTCTCTTGCTTTATTGCTGGTTTGGTAGGAATTTTGACAATATTCTACACAGCTTTCCAGTGGAGAAGAAATATCAATTTGAGTTGGATGAAAGCCATTTCCAGGTCAAAGAAGAACCCAAAAGCAAGAACCAAGGTTCCTGTGGCCCCTCATACATGGATTTTGGAATCTGGATATCGTGGGAAAAGTTTAAACTGCTGCGTGTGCTTAAAATCCATGTCACCTTCACAAGCTCTTGGTCCCATTGGGGCTTCAGATAGTTTTATTCATCGTTGCAGCATATGTGGTTCAGCAGCTCATCTTAGCTGCTCCTCAAATGCACATAAGGATTGCAAGTGTGTGTCTATGCTTGGATATGAGCAAGTGATGCATCAGTGGGCATTGCGCTGGGCAGATGTTATGGATCAACCTGATGAATCATCTTTCTGTAGCTATTGTGAAGAGCCATGCAGTAGTTCTTTTCTTGGTGGCTCCCCTATATGGTGTTGTTTATGGTGTCAGCGCTTGGTACATGTTGACTGTCACGGTAGTTTCTCTAATGACAGTGGTGACATTTGCGATTTGGGCCCTTTTAGCAGACTTATTCTATCACCTCTTTTTGTTAAGGAATTGAATAGGACTTCTGCAGGTCGAATTTTAAGCTCTATTACACATGGTGCCAATGAGATTGCGTCATCTGTCCGTGCCAGTATAAGAAGTCAAGGTAAAAAACATAAACACAATCATGAAGCCACTGCAGACAAAGGTAATAGTAGTGTTATCAGTGACGCATCCACAGAAAGCGCAGCTGATAGTCCACGAGTTAATGGTTTGCACGGAGTGGAGGAAAACTGCAACAATGGTGTAAGCCCAGACAGTGCAGATGTGCAACAGAATGGTGGAGTAAAAAAGATGGAGTCCCAGCCTAGCTTTAAAAGAAGTTCATCAATCAATCAAAAGGATGAGTTGCATTTAGCTAGGATGAGACAAAGCTATGAATTGGTTGATTTGCCTTCAGATGCAAGACCATTGCTAGTGTTCATAAATAAGAAGAGCGGAGCCCAAAGGGGAGATTCACTGCGTCAGCGACTGAACATTCTACTGAATCCTGTTCAAGTAAGAGTTTTGCACTCAGCTAATCTCTCTTTCGCTCTGTGCTCTGTGTACGTGTGCATGCGTTTGCTTGTGGGTAGATCAAGTTTGTCCAATTTCATCTTAGTATGTATAAAGCCTAAAAAGGTTTTGGCGTAAATGGTTTTCCAGATTACCCTTCAAATATTTTGGTGTAAATGGTTTTACATATTTATCCACCTACTATCCTCTTTTTTATACCCCTACTTGCCTTTTTTGACTACCCGCTTCCTTCCTTTTAAGCATACTGTTGGAGTGTGCCAAATGAGTATTTCATTGAATAAGAACATGATTTTTCCCCTTTATTTGTCCTTCCACTGTTGAATCATATAGGGCAGCATTTGACTGAAAAGAATGGAATACTTGAGAGTTAATACTGTATAAAGGTTCACAAACAAAGTGGGAAACATGTTGGCCGTTTTATTCCATATTGGATCTCAATTTAAAATTGAGTTTCCAAGTTTATGACCATCTTCCATTGGAAACAAAAAAGTTACAATATGCTGACCGAactgctgtttttttttttttttggtctagcTTTTACGTGATTGAAAGCTAAAAAAGCTGAAACTCATTAGTTGGGTGGTACTAGCTTTTCATAATTTTGTTTTCTGCATTCATACAGATTACAGAGAATGAAAATAGGCTCTTTATTTTGTGGCTACTCAGTGTTGGTGGTGATATTTTTCATACCCCAAAATACCATGTGGTAAAAAACAGGGTTTGTGGAAAATTTAGGGTTGTAGATGTTAATGAATGGCGATGTAGTTTAGTGAGCAAATTGTTCTGTGGCAACTGCAATTGCTCAGACATATTAAATATTGGATCACATGAGAAAGGAAGAatgcataaattttttttttcaattatttgatttctattttttttacttACCATCATAGAGCGTTGCTTTCCAGTATCTAAGACTTTATTTTAATGATGATTTATTGGACTGGTGCTCCCCAAGATGTTAAGACACTTTGTCAGTCTGGTAGTTGAAATGATGTGTTGCTTTCCTCTTCTCCTCCCCCCCCAAACttcccccttttttctttccatAAGATACAATTATGCTGTATGGTTCTCCATGATCTGCTACAGGTTTTCGAGCTTAGCTCTGCACAGGGACCTGAAGTTGGTTTATATTTATTTAGAAGGGTACCCCACTTCAGAGTCCTTGTTTGTGGAGGAGATGGCACTGTTGGCTGGGTTTTGAATGCCATCGACAAGCAAAATTTTGTTTCTCCTCCGCCTATGGCTATTCTTCCTGCAGGAACTGGAAATGATTTGGCTCGAGTTCTTTCATGGGGTGGGGGTCTAGGTTCAGTTGAGAGACAAGGAGGCCTTTGCACATTATTAAATCACATAGAAAATGCGGCGGTTACCATTCTTGATCGATGGAAGGTTTCAATTTTAAACCAACAGGGAAAACCACTGCAAGCTCCAAAGTTCATGAA encodes the following:
- the LOC113768638 gene encoding diacylglycerol kinase 1 gives rise to the protein MEDYRESEFQLPSWISKNPSDMGESRLFVLSCFIAGLVGILTIFYTAFQWRRNINLSWMKAISRSKKNPKARTKVPVAPHTWILESGYRGKSLNCCVCLKSMSPSQALGPIGASDSFIHRCSICGSAAHLSCSSNAHKDCKCVSMLGYEQVMHQWALRWADVMDQPDESSFCSYCEEPCSSSFLGGSPIWCCLWCQRLVHVDCHGSFSNDSGDICDLGPFSRLILSPLFVKELNRTSAGRILSSITHGANEIASSVRASIRSQGKKHKHNHEATADKGNSSVISDASTESAADSPRVNGLHGVEENCNNGVSPDSADVQQNGGVKKMESQPSFKRSSSINQKDELHLARMRQSYELVDLPSDARPLLVFINKKSGAQRGDSLRQRLNILLNPVQVFELSSAQGPEVGLYLFRRVPHFRVLVCGGDGTVGWVLNAIDKQNFVSPPPMAILPAGTGNDLARVLSWGGGLGSVERQGGLCTLLNHIENAAVTILDRWKVSILNQQGKPLQAPKFMNNYLGVGCDAKVALDIHNLREENPEKFYNQFMNKVLYAREGARSIMDRTFADFPWQVRVEVDGVEIEVPEDAEGVLVANIGSYMGGVDLWQNEDETEDNFDPQSMHDKMLEVVSISGTWHLGKLQVGLSRARRLAQGQSIKIQLFAALPVQIDGEPWFQRTCTLAISHHGQAFMLRRAAEEPLGHAAAIITDVLENAESNHVINASQKRSLLQEMALRLS